A stretch of Oscillospiraceae bacterium DNA encodes these proteins:
- a CDS encoding AraC family transcriptional regulator — translation MVFRLEPDGDFTVNLIGHSICAQGWHIPDRILQDIELIVVYRGVMRCRVGENEYDVHEGEVILVPPGEVFYQSSPEGPCRFFYTHFSAPIRQLKQADIPLLILDNNESATQKTSYFFQLEEPASQELAVCLLPIVKTGKYYDEVRTLFERALLERNRPAAGYKLMISFYIRQILILLSRACIQENPLASKEKEQKKVVQEALGFIHGHYTGEIDIQQLSRRLSVSYQYLARQFKQSTGVSPVKYINRLRIEEAKKRIRTTDRTLEQIAREVGFENGYYFSRVFRQYEGISPSKYRSWLNSRNNQ, via the coding sequence ATGGTTTTTCGGTTGGAACCGGACGGAGATTTTACGGTGAATTTGATCGGGCATTCGATCTGCGCGCAGGGCTGGCACATTCCCGACCGGATCTTGCAGGATATTGAGTTGATTGTCGTCTATCGGGGTGTGATGCGCTGCCGGGTGGGTGAAAATGAATATGACGTGCATGAGGGAGAGGTTATTTTAGTGCCGCCGGGCGAGGTGTTTTATCAGTCGTCCCCCGAAGGACCCTGCCGATTTTTCTATACGCATTTTTCGGCTCCGATCCGACAGCTGAAACAGGCGGATATCCCGCTGCTGATTTTGGATAACAATGAATCGGCAACACAAAAAACATCGTACTTTTTTCAGCTCGAAGAGCCGGCTTCGCAAGAATTGGCGGTCTGTCTCTTACCGATTGTGAAGACGGGGAAATATTATGACGAAGTTCGGACGCTGTTTGAGCGGGCGCTGTTGGAACGCAACCGGCCTGCGGCGGGGTATAAGCTGATGATCTCATTCTATATCCGGCAGATTTTGATTTTATTGTCCCGTGCCTGCATACAGGAAAATCCCTTAGCGTCAAAAGAAAAAGAACAGAAAAAGGTGGTGCAGGAGGCGTTGGGCTTCATCCACGGTCACTATACCGGAGAGATCGACATACAACAGCTGAGCAGGCGGTTGTCCGTTTCCTATCAATATCTGGCGCGGCAGTTTAAGCAGAGCACGGGCGTCTCGCCGGTCAAATACATCAACCGGCTGCGCATTGAGGAGGCCAAAAAGCGCATTCGGACAACCGACAGGACTTTGGAGCAGATCGCACGGGAGGTCGGTTTTGAGAACGGGTATTATTTCAGCCGGGTCTTTCGGCAGTATGAGGGCATTTCACCTTCGAAATACCGCAGTTGGCTCAACAGCAGAAATAACCAGTAG
- a CDS encoding zinc-ribbon domain containing protein — translation MYEDKTLTCKDCGQQFTFTAGEQEFHAEKGFTNEPQRCKACRNARKANAGGGAGTRKMYDAVCAECGKACKVPFEPRSDRPVYCSDCFRK, via the coding sequence ATGTACGAAGACAAAACTCTGACCTGCAAAGACTGCGGTCAACAATTCACTTTCACTGCCGGTGAGCAGGAATTTCACGCGGAAAAAGGTTTCACGAACGAGCCGCAGCGCTGCAAGGCCTGCCGCAATGCCCGTAAAGCCAACGCCGGCGGCGGTGCCGGAACCCGCAAGATGTACGATGCCGTATGCGCTGAGTGCGGAAAAGCCTGCAAGGTTCCTTTTGAACCGCGCAGCGACCGCCCCGTCTATTGCAGCGACTGCTTCAGAAAATAA
- a CDS encoding zf-HC2 domain-containing protein, translated as MNLNCDATLDLISLYWDGTLSASTRAAVREHLRGCPTCRNQYQQYAHAAKIAVQRPEPKENINLTDGYNSLLRKLKKQHSMRVGFLAGCACVTLAAVAISVLRDKKERSGY; from the coding sequence ATGAACTTGAACTGTGACGCCACCCTCGACCTGATCTCTTTGTATTGGGACGGGACCCTCAGCGCCTCCACCCGTGCGGCCGTTCGGGAACATCTGCGCGGCTGTCCGACCTGCCGCAATCAATATCAGCAGTATGCGCATGCCGCAAAAATCGCCGTCCAAAGACCCGAACCGAAAGAAAACATCAACCTCACCGACGGGTACAACTCGCTTTTGCGCAAGCTCAAAAAGCAGCACTCCATGCGGGTCGGATTTCTGGCAGGCTGTGCATGCGTGACGCTGGCGGCGGTGGCAATCAGCGTTCTGAGAGATAAAAAAGAGCGTTCCGGGTATTAA
- a CDS encoding sigma-70 family RNA polymerase sigma factor yields the protein MDSFEKIYRDNAARVHAFLFALCGDPLLSEELTQETFFQAFSAFHRFQGKSELFTWLAAIAKHTYYKYLRKHKQGLDTINLDLVTDIFCRTSHCNPEDTVIRRVVCDSVKRLVRKLPEKYRDVVILRIYAEMPFAQVGEVLGISENSAKVIYFRAKKMLTEDLKNELEL from the coding sequence TTGGACTCGTTTGAAAAAATATATCGGGACAACGCCGCCCGCGTTCACGCGTTTCTGTTCGCGCTCTGCGGCGATCCGCTTCTATCCGAAGAACTGACGCAGGAGACCTTCTTTCAGGCCTTTTCCGCTTTCCACCGTTTTCAGGGCAAGAGTGAATTGTTCACCTGGCTTGCCGCGATTGCCAAACACACCTATTACAAATACCTGCGCAAACATAAGCAGGGCCTCGACACCATCAACCTCGACCTCGTCACCGATATTTTCTGCCGCACAAGCCACTGCAATCCGGAGGACACGGTGATCCGCCGGGTCGTCTGCGACTCGGTCAAACGGTTGGTGCGGAAACTACCCGAAAAATACCGCGACGTAGTGATTTTACGCATCTATGCAGAGATGCCGTTCGCCCAGGTGGGTGAGGTGTTGGGCATCAGCGAAAATTCTGCCAAGGTCATATATTTTCGCGCTAAAAAAATGCTGACGGAGGATTTGAAAAATGAACTTGAACTGTGA
- a CDS encoding beta-ketoacyl-ACP synthase III, translating into MSFQIVGTGMCVPERVVTNGELSQLVETSDEWISQRVGVRSRHICTSETTADLAVSAAQRALDDCGLKAEELDLILAASVSADTVTPALSCAIQKRLGVRCMAFDISAACSAFVFMLETAACFFARGGYRNILIVGAERLSRITDWEDRSTCVIFGDGAGAAVLSKGENYLDAVFTVTGDENALRVPFYAGKSPFSELEPESPYIRMNGKEIFRFAVQSMIQDINTLLQRNGLTPDDLKAIIPHQANRRIIEAAAERSGIPIEKFLINIDRYGNTSSASIPIALDELNKAGELKRGDLILLTAFGGGLASASCLLRW; encoded by the coding sequence ATGAGTTTTCAAATCGTCGGCACGGGCATGTGCGTGCCGGAACGCGTCGTCACCAATGGCGAACTCTCACAGCTTGTCGAAACAAGCGATGAGTGGATTTCACAGCGCGTCGGCGTTCGCAGCCGGCATATCTGTACTTCGGAGACCACGGCCGATCTGGCCGTTTCAGCCGCGCAGCGCGCCTTGGACGACTGCGGTTTGAAGGCCGAAGAACTCGATTTGATCTTAGCCGCCTCGGTTAGCGCCGACACTGTAACCCCCGCACTTTCCTGTGCAATTCAAAAGAGACTCGGTGTTCGCTGCATGGCGTTTGACATCAGTGCGGCATGTTCGGCGTTTGTGTTTATGCTGGAGACGGCGGCCTGCTTTTTTGCCCGGGGCGGTTATCGCAACATCCTTATCGTGGGTGCCGAACGGCTCAGCCGGATCACGGATTGGGAAGACCGTTCGACCTGCGTGATCTTCGGAGACGGCGCCGGAGCGGCGGTACTTTCGAAGGGCGAAAACTATCTCGACGCCGTGTTTACTGTGACCGGAGACGAAAACGCGCTGCGGGTTCCGTTTTATGCCGGGAAGAGTCCATTTTCGGAACTTGAACCCGAATCGCCCTATATCCGGATGAACGGGAAGGAGATCTTCCGTTTCGCGGTGCAGTCCATGATACAGGATATCAACACCCTTTTGCAGAGAAACGGACTGACCCCGGACGACCTCAAAGCCATTATACCACATCAGGCAAATCGGCGCATCATCGAGGCCGCGGCGGAGCGTTCGGGCATCCCGATCGAGAAATTTTTAATCAACATCGACCGCTACGGCAACACCTCGTCGGCCAGCATCCCGATCGCCCTCGACGAACTGAACAAAGCGGGCGAATTGAAACGGGGCGACCTGATTCTATTAACAGCGTTCGGCGGAGGTCTCGCCAGCGCATCCTGCCTGTTGAGATGGTGA
- a CDS encoding acyl carrier protein: protein MVTEKIKSLLVEKLECDASKITSETVLTDLGIDSLDITELVMDLETEFNVEIELADDIKTVSDLAGAIEVKMKG, encoded by the coding sequence ATGGTAACCGAAAAAATCAAATCCCTATTGGTCGAAAAACTGGAGTGCGACGCCTCCAAAATCACAAGCGAGACGGTTTTGACCGACCTCGGCATTGACTCGCTCGACATCACCGAACTGGTCATGGATCTCGAAACCGAGTTCAACGTCGAGATCGAATTGGCGGACGACATCAAAACGGTGTCCGATCTGGCAGGCGCGATTGAAGTAAAAATGAAGGGCTAA
- a CDS encoding nitronate monooxygenase, producing the protein MIKSTICERLGIRFPVFQGGMAWIADGKLAAAVSNAGGLGLISAMNAGPDYLREQIAVARSLTDKTFGVNIMLQSPFAGQVADVVAEESVKVVTTGAGMPTDYMERWKAAGVMIIPVVASVAMAKKMEKLGADAVIAEGEESGGHIGELTTMVLVPQVCDAVGIPVIAAGGIADGRGFAAALMLGACGIQMGTRFLVAKECGVHQNYKDMVLKAGDISTVATGRRFAASTCRCLKNVFSREFKQVEFQPETTVETVNELGVGALRKAAVEGDTKAGCFMAGQIAGLVSREQTADEIIQEVVEQAETLLLEACAWVG; encoded by the coding sequence ATGATAAAATCTACGATTTGTGAACGTCTGGGCATCCGTTTTCCGGTGTTTCAGGGCGGAATGGCCTGGATCGCCGACGGGAAGCTGGCCGCCGCCGTTTCCAATGCGGGCGGACTGGGCTTGATCTCGGCGATGAACGCCGGCCCCGATTATCTGCGCGAACAGATTGCGGTCGCCCGTTCTTTGACGGATAAAACCTTCGGCGTCAACATCATGCTGCAAAGCCCGTTTGCCGGGCAGGTGGCCGACGTCGTCGCAGAGGAAAGCGTCAAAGTCGTGACCACCGGCGCGGGCATGCCGACCGATTATATGGAGCGCTGGAAAGCCGCGGGCGTGATGATTATCCCGGTGGTCGCCTCGGTCGCAATGGCCAAAAAGATGGAAAAACTGGGTGCCGACGCGGTGATCGCCGAGGGCGAGGAATCCGGCGGACATATCGGCGAATTGACGACTATGGTTTTGGTGCCGCAGGTATGTGACGCGGTCGGCATTCCGGTGATCGCGGCGGGCGGCATCGCCGACGGCAGGGGTTTTGCGGCGGCGCTGATGCTCGGGGCCTGCGGCATCCAGATGGGTACGCGTTTTTTGGTCGCCAAAGAGTGCGGCGTCCATCAAAATTATAAAGATATGGTGCTCAAGGCGGGCGATATCTCGACGGTCGCGACCGGTCGCCGTTTTGCGGCAAGCACCTGCCGCTGTCTGAAAAACGTGTTCAGTCGCGAGTTTAAACAGGTCGAATTTCAGCCGGAGACCACGGTCGAAACAGTCAACGAACTCGGTGTCGGCGCATTGCGGAAAGCCGCCGTTGAAGGCGACACCAAGGCCGGGTGCTTTATGGCGGGGCAGATCGCCGGACTAGTAAGCCGTGAGCAGACCGCCGATGAAATTATTCAAGAAGTCGTTGAACAAGCCGAAACGCTGCTGTTAGAGGCCTGCGCATGGGTCGGATAG
- a CDS encoding ACP S-malonyltransferase, translating into MGRIAFLFSGQGAQFPGMAKEFYESSRNVRELFDAAEEIHPGTLKQCFSGTPQELKQTENTQPCLYLADFAAAIAACEAGIDPDAAAGFSLGELPALAFAGAFDPLDGFRLVCERGRIMAKYADAVKASMMAVVKLPHETVEAVCAEFDGVWPVNYNTPEQLVVSGFDCQLKTFEEKIREKGGRCIPLAVGGGFHSPLMDGAATEFEQILEKYQIRTPVLQCYTNSTGALYESNPKALLSRQINHPVRWQQTVAAMLADGVTVFIETGVGSVLTKMVQRMAPEAVCRSVQTPREIELVMEELR; encoded by the coding sequence ATGGGTCGGATAGCGTTTTTATTTTCGGGACAGGGCGCGCAGTTTCCGGGCATGGCCAAAGAATTTTACGAGAGCAGCCGGAATGTGCGCGAACTGTTCGACGCTGCGGAAGAAATTCACCCCGGAACGTTAAAACAGTGTTTTTCCGGCACGCCCCAGGAACTCAAACAGACCGAGAATACGCAGCCGTGCCTGTATTTAGCGGATTTCGCGGCGGCAATCGCGGCCTGCGAAGCCGGAATTGACCCGGACGCGGCGGCGGGATTTTCACTCGGCGAGCTGCCCGCGCTGGCTTTTGCCGGGGCGTTCGACCCGCTGGACGGCTTCCGGTTGGTCTGCGAGCGTGGACGGATTATGGCCAAATACGCGGATGCTGTAAAAGCGTCGATGATGGCGGTGGTCAAACTGCCGCACGAGACGGTAGAAGCCGTCTGCGCTGAATTCGACGGGGTGTGGCCGGTGAATTACAACACACCGGAACAGCTCGTGGTGTCCGGATTTGACTGCCAACTGAAAACATTCGAGGAAAAAATCCGCGAAAAAGGCGGGCGGTGCATTCCGCTGGCAGTCGGCGGCGGTTTTCACTCTCCGCTGATGGACGGCGCGGCAACAGAATTTGAGCAAATACTTGAAAAATATCAAATTCGTACACCGGTTTTGCAGTGCTATACCAACAGCACCGGAGCGCTGTATGAGAGCAATCCGAAAGCGCTTTTAAGCCGCCAGATCAATCATCCCGTGCGCTGGCAGCAGACGGTTGCTGCAATGCTCGCCGATGGTGTGACCGTTTTTATCGAGACCGGCGTGGGTTCTGTGCTGACCAAGATGGTACAGCGTATGGCACCCGAGGCCGTCTGCCGCTCGGTGCAGACGCCGCGTGAAATCGAACTTGTTATGGAGGAACTGAGATGA
- the fabG gene encoding 3-oxoacyl-[acyl-carrier-protein] reductase: protein MLQDKVAVVTGGSRGIGRAICMKLAQEGASVAFLYAGNTERAEQTLAELKALNAKAACYRCDVSDFAAVSAVFAEIVRDFGTVDILVNNAGITSDKLMLAMKEDDFDRVVGVNLKGAFNTIKQVYPIFARKRSGKIVNITSVAGITGNAGQTNYASAKAGLIGLTKSVARELAGRGICCNAVAPGFIETDMTAGTPLNQQMLAAVPLARMGKPEEVAELVAFLASSKSDYITGSVIQIDGGLAM, encoded by the coding sequence ATGTTGCAAGATAAAGTCGCGGTCGTGACCGGCGGTTCACGGGGAATCGGGCGCGCAATCTGCATGAAACTGGCCCAAGAGGGCGCTTCGGTGGCTTTTTTATATGCCGGAAACACCGAGCGCGCCGAACAGACCCTTGCCGAACTGAAAGCGCTCAACGCGAAAGCGGCTTGTTACCGCTGTGATGTGTCGGATTTTGCGGCGGTCTCCGCCGTATTTGCAGAGATCGTCAGGGACTTCGGCACGGTTGATATTCTGGTCAACAACGCGGGCATTACCAGCGACAAATTGATGTTGGCGATGAAAGAGGACGATTTCGACCGCGTGGTCGGCGTCAATCTCAAAGGCGCGTTCAACACCATCAAGCAGGTCTACCCGATTTTTGCGCGCAAGCGTTCGGGTAAGATCGTCAACATCACTTCGGTCGCGGGCATCACGGGCAACGCCGGACAGACGAATTACGCCTCCGCCAAAGCCGGGCTGATCGGCCTGACCAAGTCGGTCGCGCGCGAACTTGCGGGGCGCGGGATCTGCTGCAACGCGGTCGCGCCGGGTTTTATCGAGACCGACATGACTGCGGGAACGCCGCTCAATCAGCAGATGCTGGCTGCGGTACCGCTTGCCCGCATGGGCAAACCCGAAGAAGTGGCCGAACTCGTGGCCTTTTTAGCTTCTTCGAAAAGCGATTACATCACAGGAAGCGTGATTCAAATCGACGGCGGCTTGGCCATGTAG
- the fabF gene encoding beta-ketoacyl-ACP synthase II produces MNTTMRRVVVTGMGALTPIGNDVLTFWENLKAGTLGIGPITRFSVEGCKYKLAAQLKNFDPLLCMDKTTVRRTDLFVQYALYAAAEAMEDSGLAEKISPEDLSVVFGSGVGGFETFCAEHSALLNGGSRRVSPLFVPKMISNIAAGNIAIRFGARNSCLSVTTACATGTTAIGEAFRAIKDGYAEAAICGGSEAAITPLAMAGFTNAMALSTADDPEAASLPFDKRRGGFVMGEGAGALILEEYEHAVKRGAKIYAEMCGYGATCDAYHVTAPSPEPDAAAKAVKDAMRGSENIKLNRIYVNAHGTGTALNDRCETAAYKKVFGDKAGELHISSTKSMTGHMLGAAGAVEAIASILALREGIIPPTINLNDPDPECDLNYTPNKAVSAELDLAISTSLGFGGHNACVAFKKV; encoded by the coding sequence ATGAACACAACGATGAGACGCGTGGTTGTCACCGGAATGGGCGCATTAACGCCGATCGGAAACGACGTTTTGACTTTTTGGGAGAACCTGAAAGCCGGGACTTTGGGCATCGGTCCGATCACCCGCTTTTCCGTCGAGGGCTGCAAATATAAACTGGCCGCACAGCTGAAGAATTTCGACCCGCTGTTGTGCATGGATAAAACGACGGTACGCAGAACCGATTTGTTCGTGCAGTATGCGCTGTATGCCGCCGCCGAGGCCATGGAAGACAGCGGGCTGGCGGAGAAAATTTCACCGGAAGACCTGAGTGTGGTGTTCGGTTCGGGTGTAGGCGGATTCGAGACCTTCTGCGCCGAACATTCCGCACTGCTCAACGGCGGGTCGCGTCGGGTTTCGCCGCTGTTTGTGCCCAAGATGATATCGAACATCGCGGCGGGCAACATCGCCATCCGATTCGGCGCGCGCAATTCCTGCCTTTCGGTGACAACGGCCTGCGCGACCGGTACGACCGCCATCGGCGAGGCGTTCCGCGCGATCAAAGACGGATATGCCGAAGCGGCCATCTGCGGCGGCAGCGAGGCGGCCATCACGCCGTTAGCCATGGCGGGATTCACCAACGCGATGGCGCTCTCCACCGCCGACGACCCCGAGGCGGCTTCTCTGCCGTTTGACAAACGGCGCGGCGGATTTGTGATGGGCGAGGGCGCAGGAGCGTTGATTTTGGAGGAATACGAGCACGCGGTCAAGCGTGGTGCAAAAATTTACGCCGAGATGTGCGGCTACGGGGCGACCTGCGACGCCTACCATGTGACGGCGCCGTCGCCCGAACCCGATGCTGCGGCTAAAGCCGTGAAAGATGCCATGCGCGGTTCGGAAAACATCAAGCTCAATCGAATTTACGTCAACGCCCACGGCACCGGTACCGCGCTCAACGACCGCTGCGAGACGGCGGCCTATAAAAAGGTATTCGGTGATAAAGCGGGTGAACTGCATATCAGTTCCACCAAGTCGATGACCGGACATATGCTCGGGGCGGCGGGTGCGGTCGAGGCCATTGCGTCAATTTTGGCGCTGCGTGAGGGCATCATTCCGCCCACGATCAATCTCAACGACCCCGACCCCGAATGTGACTTGAACTATACACCCAATAAGGCGGTCAGCGCCGAACTTGATCTGGCGATTTCGACTTCATTGGGGTTCGGCGGGCACAACGCCTGCGTTGCTTTCAAAAAAGTTTAA